GACACCGTCCCCGCGTCCGACCGCATCCTTTCGGCGCTCGGCCCCAAGATGCTGGAGCTGGCGCGGGACCGCGCGTCGGGGGCGTACCCGTTCCTCGTGACGACGGACTACGTCGCTTCGGCGCGGGAGATCCTCGGCGCCGGCAAGCAGCTCGTGGTGCTGCTGAGCGTCGTCCCGGGTGCCGACACCGCCGCGACCCGCGAGCGCGCCCGCGAGGGCTCGCTGCGGTTCCTGGCCGGCATGCCCGGCTACGCGAACAACTTCCGCCGCATGGGCTTCACCGACGCCGACATCGCGGACCTCTCCGACCGGCTGGTCGACGGGCTCACGGTCCGCGGCGACCTCGACGCGGTCGTGGCGCGGCTGCGCGAGTACCGGGCGGCGGGGGCGGACCAGGTCGTCGTCCCGGCCGGTGACCTGCCCCGCGAGTGGTGGCCGGCGCTGGCGGAGGCTCTGCGGTGACCACCGCTCGGGCCCGCGGGCTGACGCACGGCGTCCCGGCGGAGGTGTCCTTGCAGGACGCCCTCGCCGCGGTCGCCGATCCCGTGCGCCGCAGCATCCTGCGGGAGCTGGCCGCCGTGCCGGAGTGGACGAAGGCGTGCGGCACCTTCGCCCAGCCGGTGGCGAAGGCGACGCTCAGCCACCACTTCGCCGTGCTGCGGGCGGCGGGCCTGATCGAGCAGCGCGACGCCGGGCCGCGGCGGCTGAACCGCTTGCGGCGCCCGGAGTTCGACGCGGTGTTCCCCGGGTTGCTGGACCTGGTGCTCAGTCACCCCGGCCGGTGAAGGCGAGGGTGGTGCCGAGGCCGATCATGACGAGGCCGCCGGTGCCGCCGACCATCTCCAGGCGTTTCGGCGAGCGGGCGAACCACGCGCGGGCGGTGCCCGCCACCAGCGCCCACGCGCTGTCGGTGGCCAGCGCGATCGCCGGCAGGCACAGGCCCAGCAGCAGCATCTGGACCGGCACGGACCCGGCGACCGGGTCGACGAACTGGGGCAGCAGCGCCGCGAGGAACACGATCGACTTCGGGTTCGCGAAGCCGACGACGAATCCGTCGCGCAGCACGGTCAGGACGCGACCGGGCGTCGCGGGCACCTTGGCGGCCATCGCTTCGGTGAGCCGGCGGCGGTGCCGCAGGGCCTGGACGCCCAGGTACACGAGGTAGATCGCGCCGGCGATCTTGATCGCGGTGAACACCGCGGCCGACGTCGTCACGAGCACGCCGAGGCCGAACGCGACCGCGACGACCTGCGTGTAGACGCCCGCGGAGTTGCCCACGACGGTGAGCAGCGCGTCGCGCCGCCCGACCGTGAGCGCGCGGCTGATGGTGAACAGCACGCTCGGACCGGGGACGACGACCATGAGGAACGTCAGTGCGGCGAAGGCCGCGAAGTGCGCACCGGAGACCATGCCGCGAGCGTACTGTGCCGTTCGTTGCTGATCCGACCACAGCCACGGCCGAATGACTTTCGTGGCAACGGTTGCGTGCCGCTCGGGGGTCGGCCTCCTTTCGGTCGGATCAGTAACCGGGCCCCGGCCTGGCGACCAGGCGTTTTTGTCGGTGCCCGGTGGTATCAAC
The window above is part of the Amycolatopsis camponoti genome. Proteins encoded here:
- a CDS encoding TIGR03620 family F420-dependent LLM class oxidoreductase, with product MTNLGALGATLGTTGPETVTAAAELDELGYATLWLPGGQGSNLPLIADVIHGTAKIPVASGILPVDRVPAADIARAYADLPAGRFVVGLGGAHGPRPLATLNDYLDELDDTVPASDRILSALGPKMLELARDRASGAYPFLVTTDYVASAREILGAGKQLVVLLSVVPGADTAATRERAREGSLRFLAGMPGYANNFRRMGFTDADIADLSDRLVDGLTVRGDLDAVVARLREYRAAGADQVVVPAGDLPREWWPALAEALR
- a CDS encoding ArsR/SmtB family transcription factor → MTTARARGLTHGVPAEVSLQDALAAVADPVRRSILRELAAVPEWTKACGTFAQPVAKATLSHHFAVLRAAGLIEQRDAGPRRLNRLRRPEFDAVFPGLLDLVLSHPGR
- a CDS encoding LysE family translocator, with protein sequence MVSGAHFAAFAALTFLMVVVPGPSVLFTISRALTVGRRDALLTVVGNSAGVYTQVVAVAFGLGVLVTTSAAVFTAIKIAGAIYLVYLGVQALRHRRRLTEAMAAKVPATPGRVLTVLRDGFVVGFANPKSIVFLAALLPQFVDPVAGSVPVQMLLLGLCLPAIALATDSAWALVAGTARAWFARSPKRLEMVGGTGGLVMIGLGTTLAFTGRGD